The Lagopus muta isolate bLagMut1 chromosome 4, bLagMut1 primary, whole genome shotgun sequence genome has a window encoding:
- the RBPJ gene encoding recombining binding protein suppressor of hairless isoform X1 codes for MKFGERPQPKRLTREAMRNYLKERGDQTVLILHAKVAQKSYGNEKRFFCPPPCVYLMGSGWKKKKEQMERDGCTEQESQPCAFIGIGNSDQEMQQLNLEGKNYCTAKTLYISDSDKRKHFMLSVKMFYGNSDDIGVFLSKRIKVISKPSKKKQSLKNADLCIASGTKVALFNRLRSQTVSTRYLHVEGGNFHASSQQWGAFYIHLLDDDESEGEEFTVRDGYIHYGQTVKLVCSVTGMALPRLIIRKVDKQTALLDADDPVSQLHKCAFYLKDTERMYLCLSQERIIQFQATPCPKEPNKEMINDGASWTIISTDKAEYTFYEGMGPVHAPVTPVPVVESLQLNGGGDVAMLELTGQNFTPNLRVWFGDVEAETMYRCAESMLCVVPDISAFREGWRWVRQPVQVPVTLVRNDGIIYSTSLTFTYTPEPGPRPHCSAAGAILRANSSLMASSETNANSEGSYTNVSTNPTNVTSSTATVVS; via the exons gaAATTTGGAGAGCGACCTCAACCGAAACGGCTCACCAG GGAAGCAATGCGAAATTACCTTAAGGAGCGAGGCGATCAAACAGTACTAATACTCCATGCAAAAGTTGCTCAGAAATCATATGGAAACGAAAAAAG gttCTTTTGTCCCCCTCCATGTGTGTATCTTATGGGCAgtggatggaagaaaaaaaaagagcaaatggaACGGGATGGTTGCACTGAGCAAGAGTCACAACCCTGCGCCTTCATTGGAATAGGAAACAGTGAccaagaaatgcagcagctgaacTTGGAAGGAAAG AATTATTGCACTGCCAAAACGTTATACATATCAGATTCAGACAAGAGAAAGCACTTCATGCTATCAGTAAAAATGTTCTATGGCAATAGTGATGACATCGGTGTGTTCCTCAGTAAACGAATCAAAGTCATCTCCAAGCCTTCTAAAAAGAAGCAGTCGCTGAAAAATGCAGACT TATGTATTGCATCAGGGACAAAAGTGGCACTATTTAATAGACTTCGATCCCAAACAGTTAGCACCAGATATTTGCACGTAGAAGGCGGTAATTTCCATGCCAGTTCACAACAGTGGGGAGCATTTTACATTCACCTCT TGGATGATGATGAATCGGAAGGAGAAGAATTCACGGTGAGAGATGGCTACATTCATTATGGGCAGACTGTCAAACTTGTATGCTCCGTTACTGGCATGGCACTCCCAAGACTG ATAATTCGAAAAGTAGATAAGCAAACAGCATTATTGGATGCAGATGATCCAGTATCACAGCTCCATAAATGTGCATTTTACCTTAAAGACACTGAGAGAATGTATTTGTGCCTTTCCCAGGAGAGAATAATCCAATTTCAA gCCACTCCATGCCCAAAAGAACCAAATAAAGAAATGATTAATGATGGAGCTTCTTGGACAATCATTAGCACAGATAAAGCAGAGTACACATTTTATGAGGGGATGGGACCTGTCCATGCTCCAGTGACACCTGTGCCTGTTGTAGAAAGTCTTCAA TTGAATGGCGGCGGGGATGTAGCAATGTTGGAACTTACAGGACAGAATTTCACTCCAAATTTACGTGTCTGGTTTGGGGATGTGGAAGCTGAAACTATGTACAG atgtgCAGAGAGCATGCTATGTGTTGTTCcagatatttctgcatttcGAGAGGGTTGGAGGTGGGTCCGTCAACCAGTCCAAGTTCCAGTAACTTTGGTCCGTAACGATGGCATAATTTACTCCACCAGCCTTACCTTTACATACACACCAGAACCAGGGCCACGaccacactgcagtgctgctggagcaatCCTCAGAGCCAACTCAAGCCTCATGGCTTCcagtgaaacaaatgcaaacagcGAGGGAAGTTACACAAATGTCAGCACAAATCCAACCAACGTCACATCATCTACAGCAACTGTAGTTTCCTAA
- the RBPJ gene encoding recombining binding protein suppressor of hairless isoform X2: MAPVVTGKFGERPQPKRLTREAMRNYLKERGDQTVLILHAKVAQKSYGNEKRFFCPPPCVYLMGSGWKKKKEQMERDGCTEQESQPCAFIGIGNSDQEMQQLNLEGKNYCTAKTLYISDSDKRKHFMLSVKMFYGNSDDIGVFLSKRIKVISKPSKKKQSLKNADLCIASGTKVALFNRLRSQTVSTRYLHVEGGNFHASSQQWGAFYIHLLDDDESEGEEFTVRDGYIHYGQTVKLVCSVTGMALPRLIIRKVDKQTALLDADDPVSQLHKCAFYLKDTERMYLCLSQERIIQFQATPCPKEPNKEMINDGASWTIISTDKAEYTFYEGMGPVHAPVTPVPVVESLQLNGGGDVAMLELTGQNFTPNLRVWFGDVEAETMYRCAESMLCVVPDISAFREGWRWVRQPVQVPVTLVRNDGIIYSTSLTFTYTPEPGPRPHCSAAGAILRANSSLMASSETNANSEGSYTNVSTNPTNVTSSTATVVS; the protein is encoded by the exons gaAATTTGGAGAGCGACCTCAACCGAAACGGCTCACCAG GGAAGCAATGCGAAATTACCTTAAGGAGCGAGGCGATCAAACAGTACTAATACTCCATGCAAAAGTTGCTCAGAAATCATATGGAAACGAAAAAAG gttCTTTTGTCCCCCTCCATGTGTGTATCTTATGGGCAgtggatggaagaaaaaaaaagagcaaatggaACGGGATGGTTGCACTGAGCAAGAGTCACAACCCTGCGCCTTCATTGGAATAGGAAACAGTGAccaagaaatgcagcagctgaacTTGGAAGGAAAG AATTATTGCACTGCCAAAACGTTATACATATCAGATTCAGACAAGAGAAAGCACTTCATGCTATCAGTAAAAATGTTCTATGGCAATAGTGATGACATCGGTGTGTTCCTCAGTAAACGAATCAAAGTCATCTCCAAGCCTTCTAAAAAGAAGCAGTCGCTGAAAAATGCAGACT TATGTATTGCATCAGGGACAAAAGTGGCACTATTTAATAGACTTCGATCCCAAACAGTTAGCACCAGATATTTGCACGTAGAAGGCGGTAATTTCCATGCCAGTTCACAACAGTGGGGAGCATTTTACATTCACCTCT TGGATGATGATGAATCGGAAGGAGAAGAATTCACGGTGAGAGATGGCTACATTCATTATGGGCAGACTGTCAAACTTGTATGCTCCGTTACTGGCATGGCACTCCCAAGACTG ATAATTCGAAAAGTAGATAAGCAAACAGCATTATTGGATGCAGATGATCCAGTATCACAGCTCCATAAATGTGCATTTTACCTTAAAGACACTGAGAGAATGTATTTGTGCCTTTCCCAGGAGAGAATAATCCAATTTCAA gCCACTCCATGCCCAAAAGAACCAAATAAAGAAATGATTAATGATGGAGCTTCTTGGACAATCATTAGCACAGATAAAGCAGAGTACACATTTTATGAGGGGATGGGACCTGTCCATGCTCCAGTGACACCTGTGCCTGTTGTAGAAAGTCTTCAA TTGAATGGCGGCGGGGATGTAGCAATGTTGGAACTTACAGGACAGAATTTCACTCCAAATTTACGTGTCTGGTTTGGGGATGTGGAAGCTGAAACTATGTACAG atgtgCAGAGAGCATGCTATGTGTTGTTCcagatatttctgcatttcGAGAGGGTTGGAGGTGGGTCCGTCAACCAGTCCAAGTTCCAGTAACTTTGGTCCGTAACGATGGCATAATTTACTCCACCAGCCTTACCTTTACATACACACCAGAACCAGGGCCACGaccacactgcagtgctgctggagcaatCCTCAGAGCCAACTCAAGCCTCATGGCTTCcagtgaaacaaatgcaaacagcGAGGGAAGTTACACAAATGTCAGCACAAATCCAACCAACGTCACATCATCTACAGCAACTGTAGTTTCCTAA
- the RBPJ gene encoding recombining binding protein suppressor of hairless isoform X4: MKVLKFGERPQPKRLTREAMRNYLKERGDQTVLILHAKVAQKSYGNEKRFFCPPPCVYLMGSGWKKKKEQMERDGCTEQESQPCAFIGIGNSDQEMQQLNLEGKNYCTAKTLYISDSDKRKHFMLSVKMFYGNSDDIGVFLSKRIKVISKPSKKKQSLKNADLCIASGTKVALFNRLRSQTVSTRYLHVEGGNFHASSQQWGAFYIHLLDDDESEGEEFTVRDGYIHYGQTVKLVCSVTGMALPRLIIRKVDKQTALLDADDPVSQLHKCAFYLKDTERMYLCLSQERIIQFQATPCPKEPNKEMINDGASWTIISTDKAEYTFYEGMGPVHAPVTPVPVVESLQLNGGGDVAMLELTGQNFTPNLRVWFGDVEAETMYRCAESMLCVVPDISAFREGWRWVRQPVQVPVTLVRNDGIIYSTSLTFTYTPEPGPRPHCSAAGAILRANSSLMASSETNANSEGSYTNVSTNPTNVTSSTATVVS; this comes from the exons gaAATTTGGAGAGCGACCTCAACCGAAACGGCTCACCAG GGAAGCAATGCGAAATTACCTTAAGGAGCGAGGCGATCAAACAGTACTAATACTCCATGCAAAAGTTGCTCAGAAATCATATGGAAACGAAAAAAG gttCTTTTGTCCCCCTCCATGTGTGTATCTTATGGGCAgtggatggaagaaaaaaaaagagcaaatggaACGGGATGGTTGCACTGAGCAAGAGTCACAACCCTGCGCCTTCATTGGAATAGGAAACAGTGAccaagaaatgcagcagctgaacTTGGAAGGAAAG AATTATTGCACTGCCAAAACGTTATACATATCAGATTCAGACAAGAGAAAGCACTTCATGCTATCAGTAAAAATGTTCTATGGCAATAGTGATGACATCGGTGTGTTCCTCAGTAAACGAATCAAAGTCATCTCCAAGCCTTCTAAAAAGAAGCAGTCGCTGAAAAATGCAGACT TATGTATTGCATCAGGGACAAAAGTGGCACTATTTAATAGACTTCGATCCCAAACAGTTAGCACCAGATATTTGCACGTAGAAGGCGGTAATTTCCATGCCAGTTCACAACAGTGGGGAGCATTTTACATTCACCTCT TGGATGATGATGAATCGGAAGGAGAAGAATTCACGGTGAGAGATGGCTACATTCATTATGGGCAGACTGTCAAACTTGTATGCTCCGTTACTGGCATGGCACTCCCAAGACTG ATAATTCGAAAAGTAGATAAGCAAACAGCATTATTGGATGCAGATGATCCAGTATCACAGCTCCATAAATGTGCATTTTACCTTAAAGACACTGAGAGAATGTATTTGTGCCTTTCCCAGGAGAGAATAATCCAATTTCAA gCCACTCCATGCCCAAAAGAACCAAATAAAGAAATGATTAATGATGGAGCTTCTTGGACAATCATTAGCACAGATAAAGCAGAGTACACATTTTATGAGGGGATGGGACCTGTCCATGCTCCAGTGACACCTGTGCCTGTTGTAGAAAGTCTTCAA TTGAATGGCGGCGGGGATGTAGCAATGTTGGAACTTACAGGACAGAATTTCACTCCAAATTTACGTGTCTGGTTTGGGGATGTGGAAGCTGAAACTATGTACAG atgtgCAGAGAGCATGCTATGTGTTGTTCcagatatttctgcatttcGAGAGGGTTGGAGGTGGGTCCGTCAACCAGTCCAAGTTCCAGTAACTTTGGTCCGTAACGATGGCATAATTTACTCCACCAGCCTTACCTTTACATACACACCAGAACCAGGGCCACGaccacactgcagtgctgctggagcaatCCTCAGAGCCAACTCAAGCCTCATGGCTTCcagtgaaacaaatgcaaacagcGAGGGAAGTTACACAAATGTCAGCACAAATCCAACCAACGTCACATCATCTACAGCAACTGTAGTTTCCTAA
- the RBPJ gene encoding recombining binding protein suppressor of hairless isoform X3, with translation MFISWKFGERPQPKRLTREAMRNYLKERGDQTVLILHAKVAQKSYGNEKRFFCPPPCVYLMGSGWKKKKEQMERDGCTEQESQPCAFIGIGNSDQEMQQLNLEGKNYCTAKTLYISDSDKRKHFMLSVKMFYGNSDDIGVFLSKRIKVISKPSKKKQSLKNADLCIASGTKVALFNRLRSQTVSTRYLHVEGGNFHASSQQWGAFYIHLLDDDESEGEEFTVRDGYIHYGQTVKLVCSVTGMALPRLIIRKVDKQTALLDADDPVSQLHKCAFYLKDTERMYLCLSQERIIQFQATPCPKEPNKEMINDGASWTIISTDKAEYTFYEGMGPVHAPVTPVPVVESLQLNGGGDVAMLELTGQNFTPNLRVWFGDVEAETMYRCAESMLCVVPDISAFREGWRWVRQPVQVPVTLVRNDGIIYSTSLTFTYTPEPGPRPHCSAAGAILRANSSLMASSETNANSEGSYTNVSTNPTNVTSSTATVVS, from the exons gaAATTTGGAGAGCGACCTCAACCGAAACGGCTCACCAG GGAAGCAATGCGAAATTACCTTAAGGAGCGAGGCGATCAAACAGTACTAATACTCCATGCAAAAGTTGCTCAGAAATCATATGGAAACGAAAAAAG gttCTTTTGTCCCCCTCCATGTGTGTATCTTATGGGCAgtggatggaagaaaaaaaaagagcaaatggaACGGGATGGTTGCACTGAGCAAGAGTCACAACCCTGCGCCTTCATTGGAATAGGAAACAGTGAccaagaaatgcagcagctgaacTTGGAAGGAAAG AATTATTGCACTGCCAAAACGTTATACATATCAGATTCAGACAAGAGAAAGCACTTCATGCTATCAGTAAAAATGTTCTATGGCAATAGTGATGACATCGGTGTGTTCCTCAGTAAACGAATCAAAGTCATCTCCAAGCCTTCTAAAAAGAAGCAGTCGCTGAAAAATGCAGACT TATGTATTGCATCAGGGACAAAAGTGGCACTATTTAATAGACTTCGATCCCAAACAGTTAGCACCAGATATTTGCACGTAGAAGGCGGTAATTTCCATGCCAGTTCACAACAGTGGGGAGCATTTTACATTCACCTCT TGGATGATGATGAATCGGAAGGAGAAGAATTCACGGTGAGAGATGGCTACATTCATTATGGGCAGACTGTCAAACTTGTATGCTCCGTTACTGGCATGGCACTCCCAAGACTG ATAATTCGAAAAGTAGATAAGCAAACAGCATTATTGGATGCAGATGATCCAGTATCACAGCTCCATAAATGTGCATTTTACCTTAAAGACACTGAGAGAATGTATTTGTGCCTTTCCCAGGAGAGAATAATCCAATTTCAA gCCACTCCATGCCCAAAAGAACCAAATAAAGAAATGATTAATGATGGAGCTTCTTGGACAATCATTAGCACAGATAAAGCAGAGTACACATTTTATGAGGGGATGGGACCTGTCCATGCTCCAGTGACACCTGTGCCTGTTGTAGAAAGTCTTCAA TTGAATGGCGGCGGGGATGTAGCAATGTTGGAACTTACAGGACAGAATTTCACTCCAAATTTACGTGTCTGGTTTGGGGATGTGGAAGCTGAAACTATGTACAG atgtgCAGAGAGCATGCTATGTGTTGTTCcagatatttctgcatttcGAGAGGGTTGGAGGTGGGTCCGTCAACCAGTCCAAGTTCCAGTAACTTTGGTCCGTAACGATGGCATAATTTACTCCACCAGCCTTACCTTTACATACACACCAGAACCAGGGCCACGaccacactgcagtgctgctggagcaatCCTCAGAGCCAACTCAAGCCTCATGGCTTCcagtgaaacaaatgcaaacagcGAGGGAAGTTACACAAATGTCAGCACAAATCCAACCAACGTCACATCATCTACAGCAACTGTAGTTTCCTAA
- the RBPJ gene encoding recombining binding protein suppressor of hairless isoform X5 — translation MRNYLKERGDQTVLILHAKVAQKSYGNEKRFFCPPPCVYLMGSGWKKKKEQMERDGCTEQESQPCAFIGIGNSDQEMQQLNLEGKNYCTAKTLYISDSDKRKHFMLSVKMFYGNSDDIGVFLSKRIKVISKPSKKKQSLKNADLCIASGTKVALFNRLRSQTVSTRYLHVEGGNFHASSQQWGAFYIHLLDDDESEGEEFTVRDGYIHYGQTVKLVCSVTGMALPRLIIRKVDKQTALLDADDPVSQLHKCAFYLKDTERMYLCLSQERIIQFQATPCPKEPNKEMINDGASWTIISTDKAEYTFYEGMGPVHAPVTPVPVVESLQLNGGGDVAMLELTGQNFTPNLRVWFGDVEAETMYRCAESMLCVVPDISAFREGWRWVRQPVQVPVTLVRNDGIIYSTSLTFTYTPEPGPRPHCSAAGAILRANSSLMASSETNANSEGSYTNVSTNPTNVTSSTATVVS, via the exons ATGCGAAATTACCTTAAGGAGCGAGGCGATCAAACAGTACTAATACTCCATGCAAAAGTTGCTCAGAAATCATATGGAAACGAAAAAAG gttCTTTTGTCCCCCTCCATGTGTGTATCTTATGGGCAgtggatggaagaaaaaaaaagagcaaatggaACGGGATGGTTGCACTGAGCAAGAGTCACAACCCTGCGCCTTCATTGGAATAGGAAACAGTGAccaagaaatgcagcagctgaacTTGGAAGGAAAG AATTATTGCACTGCCAAAACGTTATACATATCAGATTCAGACAAGAGAAAGCACTTCATGCTATCAGTAAAAATGTTCTATGGCAATAGTGATGACATCGGTGTGTTCCTCAGTAAACGAATCAAAGTCATCTCCAAGCCTTCTAAAAAGAAGCAGTCGCTGAAAAATGCAGACT TATGTATTGCATCAGGGACAAAAGTGGCACTATTTAATAGACTTCGATCCCAAACAGTTAGCACCAGATATTTGCACGTAGAAGGCGGTAATTTCCATGCCAGTTCACAACAGTGGGGAGCATTTTACATTCACCTCT TGGATGATGATGAATCGGAAGGAGAAGAATTCACGGTGAGAGATGGCTACATTCATTATGGGCAGACTGTCAAACTTGTATGCTCCGTTACTGGCATGGCACTCCCAAGACTG ATAATTCGAAAAGTAGATAAGCAAACAGCATTATTGGATGCAGATGATCCAGTATCACAGCTCCATAAATGTGCATTTTACCTTAAAGACACTGAGAGAATGTATTTGTGCCTTTCCCAGGAGAGAATAATCCAATTTCAA gCCACTCCATGCCCAAAAGAACCAAATAAAGAAATGATTAATGATGGAGCTTCTTGGACAATCATTAGCACAGATAAAGCAGAGTACACATTTTATGAGGGGATGGGACCTGTCCATGCTCCAGTGACACCTGTGCCTGTTGTAGAAAGTCTTCAA TTGAATGGCGGCGGGGATGTAGCAATGTTGGAACTTACAGGACAGAATTTCACTCCAAATTTACGTGTCTGGTTTGGGGATGTGGAAGCTGAAACTATGTACAG atgtgCAGAGAGCATGCTATGTGTTGTTCcagatatttctgcatttcGAGAGGGTTGGAGGTGGGTCCGTCAACCAGTCCAAGTTCCAGTAACTTTGGTCCGTAACGATGGCATAATTTACTCCACCAGCCTTACCTTTACATACACACCAGAACCAGGGCCACGaccacactgcagtgctgctggagcaatCCTCAGAGCCAACTCAAGCCTCATGGCTTCcagtgaaacaaatgcaaacagcGAGGGAAGTTACACAAATGTCAGCACAAATCCAACCAACGTCACATCATCTACAGCAACTGTAGTTTCCTAA